One genomic segment of Gemmatimonadota bacterium includes these proteins:
- a CDS encoding ABC transporter substrate-binding protein, with translation MVERQRRRDERAFQHLVGEVKREDRIPSSSSMIRIVLSALVVLAWLSAYPPDQVSAQNQTITVVSFGGSYARACDKSYHERFESETGIGINLEDYTGGLAQIRAQVEMGNVFWDVVDLNMPELVRGCDEGLLVPVHIDDLPKGADGASAADDFVEGTITDCGATKLFFSRMIAYNDERIGDVKPTTIADFFDLEKFPGRRGMKRSPVANLEFALMADGVPREDVYTTLDTEEGVRRALRKLDTIKEQIVWWETAAHPPQMLADGEVTMTTAANGRIFNAQELEGQPFVILWNSQILYTSGYGIVEGTRNLDAARRFLEFASRAESMANLARYIAYSPTRRSAMPLISTHAETGVDMRPHMPTAPENAARALHNDWEWWSDNGEEMNERFSTWLAR, from the coding sequence ATGGTGGAGCGACAACGGCGAAGAGATGAACGAGCGTTTCAGCACTTGGTTGGCGAGGTGAAGAGAGAAGACCGTATACCGAGCAGTTCCTCCATGATTCGTATAGTCCTGTCGGCCCTAGTGGTATTGGCCTGGCTCTCCGCATATCCCCCGGACCAGGTATCCGCACAGAACCAGACGATCACCGTCGTCAGCTTCGGCGGTTCTTACGCCCGGGCCTGCGATAAAAGCTACCACGAACGGTTCGAGTCGGAAACAGGCATAGGCATCAACCTGGAGGACTACACCGGAGGATTGGCGCAGATCCGTGCCCAGGTGGAGATGGGTAACGTGTTCTGGGATGTAGTCGATCTGAATATGCCCGAACTCGTCCGGGGTTGCGACGAAGGGCTGCTTGTCCCTGTTCACATCGACGACCTGCCAAAGGGCGCCGACGGCGCGTCCGCAGCGGATGATTTCGTCGAGGGTACGATCACCGACTGCGGCGCAACCAAGTTGTTCTTTTCGAGGATGATCGCGTACAACGACGAGCGAATCGGCGACGTGAAACCCACTACGATAGCCGACTTCTTCGATCTGGAAAAGTTCCCGGGTAGACGGGGAATGAAACGTTCGCCCGTGGCCAATCTCGAGTTTGCCCTAATGGCTGACGGCGTTCCGCGGGAGGATGTGTATACCACGCTTGACACCGAGGAAGGGGTACGCCGCGCGTTACGCAAACTGGACACGATCAAGGAACAGATCGTATGGTGGGAGACGGCTGCCCATCCCCCGCAGATGCTGGCCGATGGCGAGGTGACGATGACCACGGCAGCCAATGGACGTATTTTCAATGCCCAGGAGCTTGAGGGACAACCCTTCGTCATACTCTGGAACAGCCAGATTCTGTATACGAGCGGGTACGGCATCGTCGAGGGCACGCGCAACCTCGATGCCGCACGCCGGTTTCTCGAATTCGCCAGCCGGGCGGAGTCCATGGCCAACCTTGCCCGGTACATCGCCTACAGCCCGACGCGCCGTTCCGCCATGCCCCTGATCTCGACCCACGCCGAGACGGGCGTGGACATGCGACCGCACATGCCCACGGCCCCGGAGAACGCGGCGCGCGCCTTGCACAACGACTGGGAATGGTGGAGCGACAACGGCGAAGAGATGAACGAGCGTTTCAGTACGTGGCTGGCGCGGTGA
- a CDS encoding phytanoyl-CoA dioxygenase family protein, producing MPLAMTPQQAQDFDEKGFIVLEEFFDQAELDRLLAAIDEVGDRIRSEKDLGPDDPYAVRNALAHHEAFLDLIDHPRMLPLVVDAIGWNIQIRTTHLDYRPPYPEDLKDRISGVGKGEDHQAGYRNVGWHPDLASDDLFLGPSLDGRLPFMEIKVFYVLYDMTESNCGNLWLVPGSHRLRMDELRDRDNGTDPEGAVELKLPIGSAVLWRTAVWHCVGPNLSRNTRKIIHVGYHYRWLRPTDYNEQDPGLIERSSPVRRQLLGALSPKGDPMGPDPDYHPASRHWMSEDKDDVPLREWAERIAEG from the coding sequence ATGCCCCTTGCAATGACGCCCCAGCAGGCCCAAGACTTTGACGAGAAGGGCTTTATAGTTCTCGAGGAATTCTTCGACCAGGCCGAACTCGACCGGTTGCTTGCGGCCATCGACGAGGTGGGCGACCGGATAAGATCAGAGAAGGACCTGGGTCCCGATGACCCCTATGCCGTGCGCAACGCCCTGGCCCATCACGAGGCCTTTCTCGATCTCATCGACCACCCGCGCATGTTGCCCCTGGTGGTGGACGCGATCGGCTGGAACATCCAGATCCGAACTACGCACCTGGACTACCGGCCGCCCTATCCCGAGGACCTGAAGGACCGGATTTCGGGCGTCGGCAAGGGCGAAGACCACCAGGCGGGATACCGCAACGTCGGCTGGCATCCCGACCTGGCGAGCGACGACCTGTTCCTGGGGCCTTCCCTCGATGGGCGCCTGCCGTTCATGGAGATCAAGGTCTTCTACGTGCTCTACGACATGACCGAATCCAACTGCGGCAACCTGTGGCTGGTGCCGGGCAGTCACCGGCTCAGGATGGACGAACTGCGGGATCGAGATAACGGGACGGATCCGGAAGGGGCGGTCGAGCTCAAATTGCCCATCGGCTCGGCCGTGTTGTGGCGCACCGCGGTGTGGCACTGTGTCGGCCCCAACCTCTCGCGGAATACGCGCAAGATCATACACGTGGGATATCATTACCGCTGGCTTCGGCCGACCGATTACAACGAGCAGGATCCCGGACTCATCGAAAGAAGCTCGCCTGTCCGGCGGCAGCTGCTGGGCGCCCTGTCCCCGAAGGGCGACCCGATGGGACCGGACCCGGACTACCATCCCGCGTCCCGGCATTGGATGTCGGAAGACAAGGACGACGTACCGCTCCGCGAATGGGCCGAGCGCATCGCCGAAGGTTAG
- a CDS encoding sulfatase-like hydrolase/transferase has translation MPKRPNIVVLMSDQQRLDTVSCYGLNEVCRTPNIDSLAARGVRFDWAFTPTAICSPARASFYTGLYPHNHGVTANGLCLREGVRCINHYLSDAGYRCGYAGKWHVDQETGPTGYGFTGKDFMGYGFPGGNLLPGLQFGGSLSSHNHYADYLKEKGFDPPPTVSHRYVGTNPSNQRQEMFALHEGPVESCIEYFVAEEAIRVLDEVAGGEEPFFLWANFWGPHSPSLVPEPYFSMYDPKSIPEHPGYAETFEKKPYRQKLIENLWGLGDYGWEGFQEIGARYFGHCTLLDDMVGRVVAHLEKLGELDNTIIVYTADHGDCLGAHKLIEKGEFMYDEIYRIPLVIAHPGCHAPGTACEEFVYLHEIMLSSLDAAGVEVPADLDGQSFLQAIEGRPFANGREEVYCVFDRHFTVANQRMVRTRTHQFTFNSADPGELYDLLRDPYQLDNVYGEPEYETVRQDLMGRMDRYMEKMGDPLHGWFGRIKGAY, from the coding sequence TTGCCCAAGCGACCCAATATCGTCGTCCTGATGTCCGACCAGCAACGGCTAGACACGGTGAGTTGCTACGGGCTGAACGAGGTGTGCCGTACGCCTAACATCGACTCCCTGGCCGCGCGGGGCGTGCGTTTCGACTGGGCGTTCACGCCGACGGCGATCTGCTCGCCGGCCCGCGCCTCCTTCTACACGGGCCTCTATCCGCACAATCATGGGGTGACGGCCAACGGCCTGTGTCTGCGCGAGGGCGTACGCTGCATCAACCACTACCTGTCGGATGCAGGTTACCGCTGCGGGTACGCCGGCAAGTGGCACGTAGATCAGGAGACCGGCCCGACGGGTTACGGGTTCACGGGCAAGGACTTCATGGGCTATGGCTTCCCCGGGGGGAACCTGCTTCCCGGCCTGCAGTTCGGCGGCAGCCTGAGCAGCCACAACCATTACGCCGACTACCTCAAGGAAAAGGGGTTCGACCCGCCGCCCACGGTTTCGCACCGCTACGTCGGCACGAATCCCTCGAACCAGCGCCAGGAGATGTTCGCCCTGCACGAAGGGCCGGTCGAGTCGTGCATCGAGTACTTCGTCGCGGAGGAAGCCATCCGCGTGCTCGACGAGGTGGCCGGCGGCGAGGAACCCTTCTTCCTGTGGGCCAATTTCTGGGGTCCGCACAGCCCTTCGCTGGTCCCGGAGCCGTACTTCTCCATGTACGACCCGAAGTCCATTCCCGAGCATCCGGGGTACGCCGAGACCTTCGAGAAGAAGCCCTATCGCCAGAAGCTCATCGAAAACCTCTGGGGGCTGGGCGACTACGGCTGGGAAGGATTCCAGGAAATCGGCGCACGCTATTTCGGGCACTGCACACTCCTCGACGACATGGTGGGACGCGTCGTGGCGCACCTGGAGAAACTGGGCGAACTCGACAACACCATCATCGTATACACCGCCGACCACGGCGACTGCCTCGGCGCGCACAAGCTGATCGAGAAGGGCGAATTCATGTACGACGAGATCTACCGCATCCCCCTCGTCATTGCCCATCCCGGCTGTCATGCGCCCGGCACGGCCTGCGAGGAGTTCGTCTACCTCCACGAAATCATGCTCTCGTCCCTCGACGCTGCGGGTGTCGAAGTGCCCGCCGATCTCGATGGCCAATCCTTTCTCCAGGCCATCGAAGGACGCCCCTTTGCGAATGGGCGCGAAGAAGTCTACTGCGTCTTCGACCGCCACTTCACCGTCGCCAATCAGCGCATGGTCCGCACCCGAACCCACCAGTTCACCTTTAATTCGGCCGATCCCGGCGAGCTGTACGATCTGCTGCGCGACCCCTACCAGCTCGACAACGTGTACGGGGAACCGGAATATGAAACTGTAAGACAGGATTTAATGGGTCGGATGGATCGCTACATGGAGAAAATGGGTGATCCACTGCACGGATGGTTCGGGCGAATCAAGGGGGCGTATTAG
- a CDS encoding DUF3500 domain-containing protein, giving the protein MNKAGFMNRVLICLLGAMMVVAAFFAYLLFRPDVGTRIFFGTGPSSVEIKFKNDYEVPVADKKTEAIVAAARLLLDSLDDSQRQAATYRFTDNAQRSNWSNLPEGMVPRGGVMLGVLSKAQRANLDELLGELLSEAGMENITHQLAAEDLLVSGDVLGVMKYGSRYFTAAFLGEPSTTEPWMFQFGGHHLAINATVFGPNVSFSPMLTGGQPLHLHLDGDDIFVTRRETAAVQALMESLTDEQKGQAVRSDRPIDLLLGPGKYGVTVAPEGIKGSELTALQKTLFLDVIEARLGFMNSDDYAQKMKVVVAEIEDTYFGWWGRQDVPGAAYFRVTGPSIVLEYAVQNGEDTADHVHSMYREMDNDYGSAWIGTE; this is encoded by the coding sequence ATGAATAAGGCGGGATTCATGAATCGTGTGTTGATTTGCCTTCTCGGTGCAATGATGGTCGTTGCCGCGTTTTTCGCCTATCTGTTGTTTCGCCCGGATGTTGGGACGCGGATTTTCTTTGGAACGGGCCCCTCATCGGTAGAAATCAAGTTCAAAAACGATTACGAGGTCCCTGTTGCAGACAAAAAAACCGAGGCGATCGTGGCAGCTGCAAGGCTCTTGCTGGATTCGCTGGACGACAGTCAAAGACAGGCAGCGACATACCGATTTACCGATAACGCACAGCGCTCGAACTGGTCCAACTTACCCGAGGGCATGGTTCCGCGAGGAGGTGTAATGCTCGGTGTGCTCTCTAAAGCACAGCGGGCGAATCTGGATGAACTTCTTGGGGAACTGCTGAGTGAAGCCGGCATGGAGAACATCACGCATCAACTGGCCGCGGAAGACCTGCTGGTCTCTGGAGACGTGCTCGGCGTCATGAAGTATGGCAGCAGGTATTTTACCGCTGCTTTTCTCGGTGAACCGTCCACAACTGAGCCCTGGATGTTTCAGTTCGGAGGGCACCATCTCGCCATAAACGCCACCGTATTCGGACCGAACGTTTCCTTTTCACCCATGCTGACGGGTGGCCAACCGCTGCACTTGCACCTTGACGGTGACGACATCTTCGTTACGCGAAGGGAAACAGCGGCGGTACAGGCGTTGATGGAAAGCCTTACGGACGAACAGAAAGGACAAGCCGTGCGTTCAGATCGGCCCATCGACCTCCTTCTGGGCCCGGGGAAGTATGGTGTTACCGTTGCGCCGGAAGGCATCAAGGGAAGCGAACTGACCGCCCTGCAGAAAACGTTGTTCCTGGATGTAATTGAGGCCCGTCTGGGTTTTATGAACAGTGACGATTATGCGCAGAAAATGAAAGTCGTGGTGGCCGAAATCGAGGACACGTACTTTGGATGGTGGGGACGGCAGGATGTCCCGGGCGCCGCGTATTTCCGCGTAACCGGCCCGTCCATCGTACTCGAATATGCGGTTCAGAACGGCGAGGACACCGCAGATCACGTTCACAGCATGTATCGTGAGATGGATAACGACTACGGTTCCGCATGGATTGGGACCGAGTGA
- a CDS encoding phosphotransferase has protein sequence MNSTFDSSASAGSTEQSCAAVATFLVDHYGLAPPVDVRELEAGANRNFVITSQDQRYVCRIYTDHDFYVRNPEAYRYELDLLAYLINHKLAVPEPVKRLDGQRLSVLDAESGRPAPWRDGACSALFRFFEGEEHVTWYPEVKEPVVTSFGAAVAEIHQRADQFPKPYCRHHFDLQYLLDGPLQTLESILKERRGEDLAFFKDYADHMRRQISGLGKGKDIYGLIHADLHVGNILYHPDNGYCILDFDQCAFGWRSYDVATFKYNIIETVPDHLTDEIWRCFLEGYNQVRPLTQQELDCLPVFANAWTLWDIGETLVLATQWGGHRPDLVEGDLSQDEYLDEAVETLRGMV, from the coding sequence ATGAACAGTACATTCGACTCTTCCGCATCTGCCGGATCAACGGAGCAGTCCTGTGCCGCTGTCGCCACTTTCCTGGTGGATCATTACGGCCTGGCTCCACCCGTGGATGTACGCGAACTGGAGGCCGGGGCCAACAGGAACTTTGTCATTACCTCGCAGGATCAGCGGTACGTCTGCCGAATCTATACCGACCACGATTTCTACGTCCGCAATCCCGAGGCCTACCGGTACGAGCTCGACCTGCTGGCATATCTGATAAACCACAAACTTGCGGTACCTGAACCGGTTAAGCGACTGGATGGACAACGGCTGAGTGTTCTGGATGCTGAGTCAGGCCGTCCCGCCCCCTGGCGCGACGGGGCCTGCAGCGCCCTGTTCCGCTTCTTCGAGGGCGAGGAGCACGTGACCTGGTATCCCGAAGTGAAGGAACCGGTCGTGACCTCCTTCGGGGCTGCGGTAGCTGAAATACACCAGCGGGCGGACCAGTTTCCAAAACCATACTGTCGTCATCATTTCGATCTGCAGTACCTGCTGGACGGCCCGCTGCAGACACTGGAATCCATCCTCAAGGAGCGGCGCGGCGAGGACCTGGCTTTCTTCAAGGATTACGCCGATCACATGCGCCGGCAGATCAGCGGACTGGGCAAGGGTAAGGACATCTACGGTCTCATCCACGCCGATCTGCACGTCGGAAACATCTTGTACCATCCCGACAACGGATACTGCATCCTGGATTTCGACCAGTGTGCCTTCGGCTGGCGGTCGTATGACGTAGCGACCTTCAAGTACAACATTATCGAGACGGTGCCCGACCATCTGACGGACGAGATTTGGCGCTGTTTCCTGGAAGGTTATAACCAGGTGCGTCCATTGACCCAGCAGGAGCTTGATTGCCTGCCGGTTTTCGCGAACGCCTGGACGTTATGGGATATCGGTGAGACCTTGGTGCTGGCTACGCAGTGGGGTGGTCATCGGCCGGACCTGGTCGAGGGAGATCTGTCTCAGGATGAGTACCTGGACGAGGCGGTGGAGACGTTGCGAGGGATGGTGTGA
- a CDS encoding gamma-glutamylcyclotransferase codes for MTFDYFAYGSNMLIERLRNRCLNPMEIGCAYADNRIIEFSKLSKKDGSGKATLRCQASHRTPGVLFRIPITERKKLDCFEGAGKGGGYIRCDKYPVKRTDNNETVYVATYLATIPRPNLKPYDWYLALVIAGALKHGLDGSHLEMLRRVPYCPDTDCKRKERREAMDVLDDAGFSDYRCLLGPA; via the coding sequence ATGACATTTGACTACTTCGCTTACGGCTCTAATATGCTGATTGAACGATTAAGGAATCGCTGTCTGAATCCCATGGAGATCGGGTGCGCGTACGCCGACAACAGGATCATTGAATTCAGCAAACTGAGTAAAAAAGACGGTTCCGGGAAAGCTACGCTTCGTTGTCAGGCCAGTCACCGAACTCCAGGCGTGCTGTTCAGAATTCCAATAACGGAGCGTAAGAAGCTTGACTGTTTCGAAGGGGCCGGAAAAGGAGGAGGTTACATTCGATGCGATAAATACCCCGTTAAACGAACCGATAATAACGAAACCGTCTACGTGGCTACATATCTCGCCACGATTCCCCGACCCAATCTCAAGCCCTACGACTGGTATCTAGCCCTCGTTATTGCAGGAGCGCTCAAGCACGGACTGGACGGTAGTCACTTGGAAATGTTACGGCGCGTGCCGTACTGTCCCGACACCGACTGTAAACGTAAGGAACGACGTGAGGCGATGGATGTTCTGGACGACGCAGGGTTCTCGGACTATCGGTGTCTTCTAGGCCCGGCTTGA
- a CDS encoding 5-(carboxyamino)imidazole ribonucleotide synthase: MTGSTHAPVLPGSTIGILGSGQLGRMIAIAARRMGYRVHTLSPESDSPTGHVADREVVAAYDDVEAVKRFAADVDVITLEFENISAECVDAASSIAPVRPKGSVLHTTQNRLREKTFLAEHGFPVAPFRHVKSGKELAAAVEEIGTPAVLKTAGFGYDGKGQVKIDSADDVDDAWTTMAGQEAVLEAFVDFKLELSVVAARGLTGDFAHYGAVENKHANHILDVTTAPADVSGAVNVTAVNLTRKVFEALDVVGVACVEYFLDHEENLIINEIAPRVHNSGHFTFDACVTSQFEQQVRAVCGLPLGSTDQPRPAAMANLLGDLWANGEPDWVEALATREVKLHLYGKQEARPGRKMGHLTAMADTREQAVERVVEGRRRLRR; the protein is encoded by the coding sequence TTGACCGGTAGTACGCACGCTCCCGTTCTCCCCGGCTCGACCATCGGTATCCTCGGCAGCGGTCAACTCGGCCGCATGATCGCCATCGCCGCCCGGCGCATGGGTTACCGCGTCCACACCCTCTCGCCCGAATCCGACTCGCCTACCGGTCACGTCGCAGACCGCGAAGTCGTGGCCGCCTATGACGATGTGGAGGCCGTGAAGCGCTTCGCCGCCGATGTGGACGTCATCACCCTGGAGTTCGAGAACATATCTGCCGAATGCGTCGACGCCGCATCGTCCATCGCTCCGGTTCGTCCCAAAGGAAGTGTCCTCCACACGACGCAGAACCGCCTGCGGGAGAAGACTTTTTTGGCGGAGCACGGGTTTCCGGTCGCGCCGTTTCGTCACGTCAAGTCGGGGAAGGAACTGGCAGCGGCCGTCGAGGAAATCGGTACGCCCGCCGTGCTCAAGACGGCCGGTTTCGGATATGACGGAAAGGGTCAGGTAAAGATCGATTCGGCTGATGACGTGGACGACGCTTGGACGACCATGGCGGGGCAGGAAGCGGTGCTAGAAGCGTTTGTCGATTTTAAGCTGGAACTGTCGGTCGTCGCGGCGAGGGGATTGACCGGCGATTTCGCGCACTACGGTGCCGTCGAGAACAAGCATGCAAACCACATACTCGACGTCACGACCGCCCCAGCCGACGTGTCCGGCGCGGTGAACGTCACCGCCGTGAATCTCACGCGGAAGGTCTTCGAAGCCCTAGACGTCGTCGGGGTTGCCTGCGTCGAGTACTTCCTCGACCACGAAGAGAACCTCATCATCAACGAGATCGCGCCACGCGTCCATAACTCGGGTCACTTCACCTTCGACGCCTGCGTCACCAGCCAGTTCGAGCAGCAGGTCCGCGCCGTTTGCGGACTACCTCTCGGATCGACCGATCAGCCCCGGCCCGCGGCCATGGCCAACTTGCTGGGAGATCTGTGGGCAAATGGCGAACCTGACTGGGTGGAAGCCCTGGCCACGCGGGAGGTAAAGTTACATCTGTACGGGAAGCAGGAAGCCCGGCCAGGGAGAAAGATGGGACATTTGACGGCGATGGCGGATACGCGGGAACAGGCAGTGGAAAGGGTGGTGGAGGGGAGGAGAAGATTGAGGCGTTGA
- the purE gene encoding 5-(carboxyamino)imidazole ribonucleotide mutase, producing the protein MNENKPTSNPLVGVVMGSKSDWDTMRNVQEVLEQFDVPHECRIVSAHRTPLWLAEYAAEAEGRGFEVIIAGAGGAAHLPGMMAAQTLLPVLGVPVESKALKGMDSLLSIVQMPRGIPVGTLAIGQSGAVNAGLLAVAILANSRPDLREKLRKYREDQTGKVMGDELT; encoded by the coding sequence ATGAATGAAAACAAACCCACTTCCAATCCCCTCGTCGGCGTGGTTATGGGCAGCAAGTCCGACTGGGACACCATGCGGAACGTCCAGGAGGTGCTCGAGCAGTTCGACGTGCCCCACGAATGCCGGATCGTCTCGGCCCACCGCACGCCCCTTTGGCTGGCCGAGTACGCGGCCGAGGCCGAGGGACGAGGCTTCGAAGTCATCATCGCAGGCGCCGGTGGCGCAGCCCACCTGCCCGGCATGATGGCTGCCCAGACGCTCCTTCCCGTACTCGGCGTGCCTGTAGAAAGCAAGGCGCTCAAAGGGATGGACTCCCTGCTCTCCATCGTCCAGATGCCCCGCGGCATCCCCGTGGGCACCCTAGCCATCGGCCAGTCCGGCGCCGTGAACGCGGGCCTGCTCGCCGTGGCCATCCTGGCCAACTCGCGGCCGGACCTGCGGGAGAAACTGAGGAAGTATCGGGAGGATCAGACCGGGAAGGTCATGGGGGACGAGCTGACGTGA
- the ypdA gene encoding YpdA family putative bacillithiol disulfide reductase encodes MRVPGRNWKTSTWSGKSSPWSWKTRIGGNLYDAVIIGAGPAGLAAAYAAKQAGLDYVVVERQCIVHTIYQFPTGLIFYSTPELISLGDVPMIVQGLKPTREEALNYYLKFVESQELKVNTYEEVTRISGQDGDFEIESVSQRDGDRQYRTRKVILATGAFDSANRIGMPGEELPKVFHYFKEGHPYFDRDVLVVGGKSSAVETALTLYRAGARVTMSYRRGAFRGIKYWVLPDLENRIAEGSITAIMDSTVKEIRQTEVVLDAAGTERVIPNDFVFCMTGHGPDVPFLSGTGVEVQPEDNIPVHDPDTFESNVPGIYIIGVITAGNVSSDIFIENSRLHGPKVVEHILAQDGVK; translated from the coding sequence ATGCGCGTGCCCGGCAGGAACTGGAAAACCTCTACCTGGAGTGGGAAGTCGTCGCCATGGAGTTGGAAGACTAGGATCGGAGGAAACTTGTACGACGCCGTCATCATCGGAGCCGGACCGGCCGGACTCGCCGCGGCCTACGCCGCCAAGCAGGCCGGGTTGGACTACGTGGTCGTGGAGCGCCAGTGCATCGTCCACACCATCTACCAGTTCCCCACGGGACTGATCTTCTACTCGACCCCGGAGCTCATCTCCCTGGGCGACGTGCCCATGATCGTGCAGGGGCTCAAGCCCACCCGGGAAGAGGCGCTGAACTACTACCTCAAATTCGTCGAATCCCAGGAACTCAAGGTGAACACCTACGAAGAGGTCACCCGAATCTCGGGTCAGGACGGCGACTTCGAGATCGAATCGGTTTCGCAGCGGGACGGCGACCGGCAGTACCGGACCCGGAAGGTCATCCTGGCCACCGGCGCCTTCGACAGCGCCAACCGGATCGGCATGCCGGGCGAGGAACTGCCCAAGGTCTTCCATTACTTCAAGGAGGGCCACCCCTACTTCGACCGGGACGTGCTCGTCGTGGGCGGAAAGAGCTCTGCCGTGGAGACGGCCCTGACCCTCTACCGCGCCGGCGCACGGGTCACCATGTCCTACCGCCGCGGCGCGTTCCGGGGCATCAAGTACTGGGTCCTGCCCGACCTGGAGAACCGCATCGCCGAGGGATCGATCACGGCCATCATGGATTCCACGGTGAAGGAGATCCGGCAGACCGAGGTCGTCCTCGACGCGGCGGGCACGGAGCGCGTGATCCCGAACGACTTCGTCTTCTGCATGACGGGCCACGGACCCGACGTGCCCTTCTTGAGCGGCACGGGCGTCGAGGTGCAGCCCGAAGACAACATCCCGGTACACGACCCCGACACCTTCGAATCCAACGTGCCCGGCATCTACATCATCGGCGTCATCACCGCCGGCAACGTGAGCAGCGACATCTTCATCGAAAATAGCCGCTTGCATGGACCGAAGGTGGTGGAGCATATTCTGGCGCAGGACGGGGTAAAGTAG